CCTTCATGGAGACCACTTCTTCGGCCTTCCTGGGCTTCTCTGTACCATCAGCCTCCAGAGTAGTTCCACCACAAACAAGCAACCGGTTAATATTTATGGACCGCTGGGACTAAGGAGCTTCCTCCGGAGAATTATGGACCTCTCCCACTCCCAACTCGTCTTCCCTTATGTTGTTCACGAACTGGTGCCTACAAGAGATCAGTGTCCCATGGAAGAGCAGAAAGAGGTGTCTTTTGTGGACAGAGACGATGTCTCCTTGGAAGAAGTGCAAGGGACCGCTATTCGCTTGGACCCTGTCGCAGACTCTTACGTTTTGGTGGACAACGAGCAGTTTGTGATAAAGGCGTTCAAGCTCTTTCACCGAATACCTTCCTTTGGTTTCGTCGTGGAAGAGAAGAGGCGGCCTGGAAAACTAAACGTGCAGAAGCTGAAAGAACTCGGTAATGAATCTGCTCACTTGAGTCTTGTAAGAAAGGTCCTGGAGTCATACATTCTATACAAAATATTCTGTTTaggccatagtggttaagagaagggggattctaatctggagaaccgggtttgattccccactcctcctcctgagtgacagaggcttatctgatgaactagatgtcttttcctactcctccacatgaagcctgctgggtgaccttgggctagtcacagttctctcagaactctctcagccccacctacctcacaaggtgcggagagtaagggaaaggggtttgtaagccaccctgagtctccttacaggagagaaaggtggggtataaaaccaaacaacaacaactcctctgctgctgctgctgcgcaggCCATTTTGCTTCTGTCGCCCTAACAATGCAACCTTAAACACAGTTACAACCTTCAACCCCACTGACTTCCGGCAGCCGTTAAAAGGATCTAATTAGTTTTGGATTTCACTGTAGAACCCCTGGGGCACCTCAGCTGATGTCATCGAGTACTGATGTCACACTTTACCTGCTGATTGGATGAATGACTAATAATTTTCCGGGCACATGACGTACTTTTGTTGGGCAAAGGAAGAGAACTTGCTGTGGTCCCTTCGGGGCGAATTGATTTCTTGATTGATTTACCTAATCGCTGGCCCACTTCATGCCATGAAGTCAGCCAAAGGCTACAAAACCTCCTGCCGCAATAAACCACTAAATCTTTAAGATGCTTGTGCGCTTCCTGGCTGTCTTGATGTTTACAGGTTTGGCACAGGTTCTCTCCGTTGAAAGCCTTTGATGATATCAGTGAACGGCTGTGATCCGATCTGAAAACATGAGCTCAGGCATGTACGGGATAAGAGCGGTGTCTCTTTTTCAAAGCCATTTTGAAGAAGCAGGTCCTTCCTTTGACTTGAGATGTTGCCTGTGTTCAAACGGCACGAGAGACTTTCAAACCTGTGCTGTGCATTTTTGTTAGTTAggaagtggtggtggaggaggaggagtttggatttatatcctcccttttgctcctgcaaggagtctcaaggtggtttacaaactcctttcccttcctctccccacaacaggcaccttgtgaggttggtggggctgagagagttcttgaaaagactgtgactagcccaaggtcacccagctggcttcatgtgtaggagcagggaaacaaatccagttcaccagggaCGAGTCcgccgctcaagtggaggagtggggaatcgaacccaattctccagatttgctcttaaccactaaaccagtgatggcgaacctatggcacgggtgccagaggtgacactcagagctctctctgtgggcacgcacagagttcatcatgtggggggaaaatctccccccaccccacatctaggctggcctgggctgctgggcttgattattagcattaaacctaagacctagttttggggaagcagtgtaggtaaccctgttaagccccactgattttcatgcaaagaactaaagcgtgatccgttatctgggaataagcttggttgttggcaatggggcttgcttctgagtaaactctcctagggtctgatttacccgttggaagagttgcatggttgcttcaaaacaaagccaacaactaccaccaagcttattccccagtaatgcatgcctcagagccaaccattttttctaaaacctcagtattcaggttaaattgccatgttggcactttgatttaaataagtgggttttgggttgcagtttgggcactcggtctcaaaaaggttcgccatcactgcactaaaccATGCCGGCTCCACCAAGTTACTACCCTACAGAGTCTATAaggcgagagatgttcagaggtcatttgccattgcctggctctgcatagcagccctggacttactCAGTAGTCTTCCAACCACGTACTAGCCAGATCTAACCCTGCTTATCAtctgagaccaggctagcctgggccatccaggtcaggtccTGGTCAGTTTACCAGATATAAGTAACAAATTCTATTTTGTGGATAACATCCAtctgttctgtttctttccttgtCTCTGTTTCCCCAAGTCCTTTCTTTTCGGCTGTTTCAGTGGCTGGGCAACTCCAAAACTTATAGGTCTCCCacaggcatctggtggaccaccaTGTGAAatgagatgctggactagatcagtggttctcaaccttcctaatgccgcaaccctttaatacagttcctcatgttgtggtgacccccaaccataaaattggtatatataaaacataaaaagaccattttctgatggtcttaggcaaccctgtgaaagggtcgttcgacccccaaaggggtcgcgacccccaggttgggaaccactggactagatgcactATTGGTCTGGTTCAGCAAGACAGTGCATATGAGGGACCCGTAGCTCAACGGCAGAGCATCTGCATGGCACTCAGAAGTTCCCCAGTTCAACTCCTCACATCTCCATTTGAAATGACCagatactaaggccccttccacacacgcaaaataatgcattttcaaaccactttcacaactgtttgcaagtggattttgccattccgcacagcttcaaagagcactgaaagcagtttgaaagtgcattattctgcatgtgcggaatgagcctaagtgttgTGAAAAACTTCAATCTGATACCTgggagatctgctgccagtctgggcagacaatactgaccttgatagaccagtagtctgactcagtagaaggaggagtttggatttatatcctacctttctcctgtaaggagactcaaggtggtttacaagctcctttcccgtcctctccccacatcagacagcttctgagggaggtcgagctgagagagttcagagaggactagcccaaggtcacccagcagaatgtaggaatgcggaaacacatctggttcaccagataagcctccgccactcaggttagaggaatggggaatgatTTATGTTTTGTACAGGATTGTATGTGGGATCtatgtatttttttctatttaatctaataaaatttatttttttaaaaaatgagaggaatggggaatcaaatccagttctccagattagaatccacctgctcttaaccactacaccacgctggctctcagctttATATGTTCATGTTCTCATGAAGGTGATCTTTGCAGGGAAAGAAACGTGCATCTGACAAACCTTTCCTGTATTGTGAGGGATCGTACATAAAcctaataatacaaaataaataaaatatatggttCCACTTGTGAATGCCTTAAGAGCCAATCCAAATTTATAATATTCGTAGGTATAGTCAGAATTATGCTGAAAGTTAACTTGAACCTGTGCTCAATTTCCAGGAGTTCCACCCGGCCCCTTATACGGTAAACTGAAGGACGGTGTGACTGTTGTCCTGGAAAATGGGACTACCGTGTCTCCCTTAGACGTCTTAGAAGACCCTCTTCCAGGACGAAAAATCTGTATCTTCGGCGATTGTTCTGGCATCGTTGGAGACGCAGCCGTGAGGCTTTGTCACGAAGCTGATCTGTTGGTTCACGAAGCCACGCTGGATGACACGCAAGCGGCCAAAGCCATAGAGCATGGCCACAGCACTCCCAAAATGGCGGCCGAGTTTGCAAAGCTGTGTCAGGTGAAGAAACTGGCTCTGACTCACTTCAGCCAGAGGTACAAGCCGGCCAGTCAGGTTGGCGAAGGTGATATGGATGTTACGGAACTGAAGAGACAAGCGGAGCTGGTGCTGGACGAGCAAGAAGTGTTTTTAGCGGAGGATTTCATGACAATTGGTATTCCAATAAAAAACAAACGTTGTGCTTCCTGACTATAGAAGGGAGAAATTAGTTTGCCGATAGGCTGTCTTTTATTCATACACTACTTTTCTTAAGACCCAGTTGGAGAGGGCTGGTGGAAATCAAGGCTGCAGCAATAAAAGTAGAAGAATCAAATTAATCTTAGGACTTGAATCCTTATGCAGGTTTATATAATGTCATGAAAAGTAACATCTGTACGGTTTACGTTGCACTCCTGCTTTACTGGTGGAAACCTACTTGATATGCTTGGCTTTCTAAACATCTATTTCTGCACAGTGTAATATGCGATTAACGTCAAGGCTGATTATGCAAAATAGAcaaaagatcacccagcaggaatgtaggagtgtggaaacacatctgattcaccagatatgagtctgCCTCTCAAGTGGAgaagagggaatcaaacccagttcatgaaggatattgacaagctggaacgggtccaggggagggcaaccaaaatggtaaaaggtctggaatccatgctctatgaggagagacttaggcaaCTGGGTATGTCTActtaagagaaggttaagaggtgacatgatagccatgtttagatatttgaagggatgtcatcttggtgaggttgttttctgctgctccagagactagaaccaggagtaacgggttcaaggtgaaggaaaagagattccacctaaacatcaagaaaaacttcctggcggtaagggctgtttgacagtggaattcactacctcggagtgtggtggagtctccgtctttggaggtttttaaagagaggctggatggccatctgtcaggagtgctttgattgtgtgttcctgcattgcagggggttggatttgatggcctttggggtctcttccaactctacgattctatgagtAATGGCTGTTTGACacaggaatatgctgcc
The DNA window shown above is from Sphaerodactylus townsendi isolate TG3544 linkage group LG07, MPM_Stown_v2.3, whole genome shotgun sequence and carries:
- the ELAC1 gene encoding zinc phosphodiesterase ELAC protein 1; the encoded protein is MAMDVTFLGTGAAYPSPTRGASATVIRFEGECWLFDCGEGTQTQFMRSHLKAGRITKIFITHLHGDHFFGLPGLLCTISLQSSSTTNKQPVNIYGPLGLRSFLRRIMDLSHSQLVFPYVVHELVPTRDQCPMEEQKEVSFVDRDDVSLEEVQGTAIRLDPVADSYVLVDNEQFVIKAFKLFHRIPSFGFVVEEKRRPGKLNVQKLKELGVPPGPLYGKLKDGVTVVLENGTTVSPLDVLEDPLPGRKICIFGDCSGIVGDAAVRLCHEADLLVHEATLDDTQAAKAIEHGHSTPKMAAEFAKLCQVKKLALTHFSQRYKPASQVGEGDMDVTELKRQAELVLDEQEVFLAEDFMTIGIPIKNKRCAS